From the genome of Edaphobacter dinghuensis, one region includes:
- a CDS encoding DUF2306 domain-containing protein: MSTVSPRSAATDGVEKAGYPLWLRIGFWVCIVIAIAVVLRRVVELASPQQSGPPQLVQTNAVFASHAGLTLAHILPALAFVVLVPIVLLRWSKAAWLEQALFILGLVVGITAYGMSAYAIGGWIERSAVLFFNSLFLFSLGRAYWHLRRGAFSEERRWLIRSIGILLGIATTRPVMGVFFATSRLTHLEPRQFFGIAFWVGFSINTIAVELWLHSKNYQLQSAKMASGPEA, encoded by the coding sequence ATGAGCACTGTATCCCCACGATCTGCAGCAACAGATGGCGTTGAGAAGGCCGGTTATCCTCTCTGGCTGAGGATAGGCTTCTGGGTTTGTATCGTCATTGCGATTGCCGTGGTGTTGCGAAGGGTCGTTGAGCTTGCCTCTCCTCAGCAGTCCGGGCCTCCGCAGCTGGTTCAGACGAACGCGGTCTTCGCTTCTCATGCAGGGCTGACGTTGGCCCATATTCTTCCGGCGCTGGCATTTGTTGTACTGGTCCCGATTGTTCTTCTGCGCTGGTCAAAAGCGGCATGGCTCGAACAGGCGCTCTTTATCCTGGGATTGGTCGTAGGCATCACTGCCTATGGAATGAGCGCCTATGCAATCGGAGGTTGGATAGAACGCTCCGCCGTCCTCTTTTTCAACAGCCTGTTTTTATTCTCGTTAGGACGTGCCTATTGGCATCTGCGTCGAGGCGCATTTTCTGAAGAGAGACGCTGGTTGATACGTTCCATCGGAATCTTGCTTGGTATTGCTACCACCCGCCCTGTGATGGGGGTATTCTTCGCTACCAGTCGCCTGACGCATCTTGAGCCGAGACAGTTCTTCGGCATCGCGTTCTGGGTTGGCTTCTCGATCAATACGATTGCTGTTGAACTCTGGCTGCACTCCAAAAACTACCAGCTTCAGAGTGCCAAAATGGCATCCGGGCCGGAAGCTTAA
- a CDS encoding GspE/PulE family protein codes for MANAPLAIPINELGMDETERAQGLARRYHAEFVDLKNFKIQHELFKTVPVDMMFRYNFVPLEQREGRLAIAVSDPSKLMVLDEISGLLGTRLITRVATLSQITDLLKKTEQSQRVLDEASEGLAFDVLSSEDNADENISIERLTSEDDISPIIRLVDTTIFTALERRASDIHLETFDDSLLVKYRIDGVLQQAMAPIAREHHQTILSRIKVMSELDIAERRVPQDGRFRVRYKGRLIDFRVSIMPTVHGENAVLRVLDKESMSEKFKKLSLDVVGFAERDLERFRRYIKEPYGMVLVTGPTGSGKTTTLYAALNEIKSEEDKIITIEDPVEYQIRGITQIPVNEKKGLTFARGLRSILRHDPDKILVGEIRDAETAQIAINSALTGHLVFTTVHANNVVDVLGRFLNMGVEPYNFVSALNCILAQRLVRQVCDFCVRDVQYSDADLIASGLEPEEWRGFNFREGAGCIECGGTGYRGRSAIHELLELDDEIREMLLAKKPGSEIRKKAREKGMAFLRDSALERVRAGITTLREINKVTFIEAGR; via the coding sequence ATGGCAAATGCACCTTTGGCGATCCCAATCAATGAATTGGGCATGGACGAGACCGAGCGCGCGCAGGGATTGGCGCGGCGTTACCATGCGGAGTTTGTCGACCTGAAGAACTTCAAGATCCAGCATGAGCTGTTTAAGACCGTCCCGGTGGACATGATGTTCCGCTACAACTTCGTTCCGCTCGAGCAGAGGGAGGGACGGCTGGCGATCGCAGTCAGCGATCCGTCGAAGCTGATGGTGCTGGACGAGATATCGGGGCTGCTGGGCACGCGGCTGATTACGCGGGTGGCAACGCTCTCGCAGATTACCGATCTGCTGAAGAAGACGGAGCAGTCGCAGCGCGTGCTCGACGAGGCAAGCGAAGGCCTTGCCTTCGATGTGCTTTCGAGCGAAGACAATGCTGACGAAAATATCTCCATTGAGCGGCTGACCAGCGAGGACGATATCTCGCCGATCATCCGGCTGGTGGATACGACGATCTTTACCGCGCTGGAGCGCCGCGCCTCGGATATTCACCTGGAAACCTTCGACGATTCGCTGCTGGTGAAGTACCGCATCGACGGCGTGTTGCAGCAGGCCATGGCTCCGATTGCACGCGAGCACCACCAGACGATCCTTTCGCGTATCAAGGTCATGAGCGAGTTGGACATCGCCGAGCGCCGCGTGCCGCAGGACGGCCGTTTCCGTGTGCGCTACAAGGGCAGGCTGATCGACTTTCGTGTCTCGATCATGCCGACGGTGCATGGCGAAAACGCTGTGCTTCGTGTGCTCGATAAAGAGTCGATGAGCGAAAAGTTCAAGAAGCTCTCGCTCGATGTGGTGGGATTTGCGGAGAGAGATCTAGAGCGGTTTCGGCGCTACATCAAGGAGCCGTACGGCATGGTGCTGGTCACCGGGCCGACCGGCTCGGGTAAGACGACGACGCTCTACGCCGCGCTGAACGAGATCAAGTCTGAGGAAGACAAGATCATCACCATCGAAGACCCGGTCGAGTATCAGATTCGCGGCATCACGCAGATTCCGGTGAACGAGAAGAAGGGGCTGACCTTCGCTCGAGGCTTGCGGTCGATCCTGCGCCACGACCCGGACAAGATTCTGGTCGGCGAAATCCGCGACGCGGAGACGGCGCAGATTGCGATCAACTCGGCGCTGACCGGGCACCTTGTATTTACTACTGTCCACGCGAACAATGTCGTGGATGTGCTTGGTCGCTTTTTGAACATGGGCGTCGAGCCATACAACTTCGTCTCGGCGCTGAACTGCATTCTGGCGCAGCGGCTAGTGCGTCAGGTCTGCGACTTCTGCGTACGCGATGTACAGTACAGCGATGCCGATTTGATCGCAAGCGGGCTGGAGCCGGAGGAGTGGCGCGGCTTCAACTTCCGCGAGGGCGCGGGATGCATCGAGTGCGGCGGCACAGGGTATCGTGGCCGATCGGCGATTCACGAGCTGTTGGAGCTCGATGATGAAATTCGCGAGATGCTGCTGGCGAAGAAGCCCGGCAGCGAGATCCGCAAGAAGGCAAGAGAGAAGGGAATGGCGTTTCTGCGCGATTCTGCGTTGGAGCGGGTTCGCGCTGGAATCACGACGCTGCGCGAGATCAACAAGGTTACGTTTATCGAGGCAGGAAGATAG
- a CDS encoding PilN domain-containing protein encodes MRISVNLATRPFVELRPLFARLRLAMVALAVLAVGLGFWLHALNGRASIAQAKMNALKAKTDQFQRERQVNEARMRQPQNMAVLERSQFLNDLFAQKSFSWTAVMMDLEKVLPEGVQVTSIEPIISKEGEVSIRLRVSGDRERAVQLVRNLETSQRFVAPRLVNEAAQKLQQGNRNPMQMQTPGVVEFDILSGYNPLPATVVTTKTTPVNADGAGGRR; translated from the coding sequence ATGCGGATCTCAGTCAATCTGGCAACACGTCCTTTCGTCGAGTTGCGTCCGCTCTTTGCGCGGCTGCGGCTGGCGATGGTGGCGCTCGCAGTGCTGGCGGTGGGGCTTGGGTTCTGGTTGCACGCGCTCAACGGCCGCGCCAGCATCGCGCAGGCGAAGATGAACGCTTTGAAGGCGAAGACGGATCAGTTTCAGCGAGAGCGGCAGGTGAACGAGGCAAGGATGCGTCAGCCGCAGAACATGGCGGTGCTGGAGCGTTCTCAGTTTCTCAACGACCTGTTCGCGCAGAAGAGCTTTAGCTGGACCGCAGTGATGATGGACCTCGAAAAGGTACTGCCGGAGGGTGTTCAGGTTACCAGCATCGAACCGATCATCAGCAAGGAGGGTGAGGTCAGTATTCGGTTACGGGTGAGCGGCGACCGCGAGCGAGCGGTGCAGTTGGTGAGAAATCTGGAGACGTCGCAGCGTTTTGTCGCTCCGCGCCTGGTCAACGAGGCCGCACAGAAACTGCAACAGGGCAACCGAAATCCGATGCAGATGCAGACGCCGGGAGTCGTGGAGTTCGACATCCTGAGTGGTTACAATCCCTTGCCTGCGACTGTCGTCACGACTAAGACAACGCCAGTTAACGCAGATGGTGCAGGAGGCAGACGATGA
- a CDS encoding HdeD family acid-resistance protein: MNDATTACSSIPPKALNWSIALSIFLILAGLVAILLPPIMGLGVTLYIGWLLIVSGIAHFIFAWKSHSAGAVLWEILVGLVYLFAGGYLILHPFAGLLSLTLLLAIYLLIEGVFEIVLGFRLTRNGRFWMILEGVVTIVLAIMIWRTWPFSTIWAIGTLVGISMIFSGFSRLMFALACRRSQAAVLN, from the coding sequence ATGAACGATGCAACCACTGCCTGTTCCTCGATTCCCCCCAAAGCCCTTAATTGGTCCATCGCGCTCAGCATCTTCCTGATTCTGGCGGGACTTGTCGCTATCCTGCTGCCGCCCATCATGGGCCTGGGCGTCACCCTTTACATCGGCTGGCTGCTAATCGTCAGCGGCATCGCGCACTTCATCTTTGCCTGGAAATCGCACTCCGCCGGGGCTGTGCTGTGGGAGATACTCGTCGGCCTGGTCTATCTCTTTGCAGGAGGCTACCTTATCCTGCATCCCTTTGCCGGTCTGCTTTCGCTGACGCTGCTGCTGGCTATCTATCTGCTGATTGAAGGAGTCTTCGAGATCGTCCTCGGCTTCCGGCTCACCCGCAATGGACGGTTCTGGATGATCCTCGAAGGCGTCGTGACCATCGTCCTCGCCATCATGATCTGGAGGACGTGGCCGTTCAGCACCATATGGGCCATCGGTACGCTGGTCGGCATCAGCATGATCTTCAGCGGCTTCTCGCGCCTTATGTTCGCGCTCGCCTGCCGCCGCAGCCAAGCCGCCGTCCTCAATTAA